The region CGGATCCTTCATGGCTCCCGCATTTCGCTGATGATCGCGCTCATCGTCGTCTTCATCGTCACAGTGGTCGGCACGACGGTCGGCATGGTGTCGGGTTATTTCGGCGGGCGCTTCGATGCCTGGACGCAACGTTTCGTCGAGCTCGTTCTCGCCTTCCCGCAATTGCCGCTCTACCTCGCGCTCGCCTCGCTGATCCCGGTGACCGCGCCGACCAACGTCTTTCTCGCTTTCGTCATCATCGTGATGTCGGCGCTCGGCTGGGCACAAATGTCGCGCGAAGTGCGGGGCAAGACCTTGGCGCTTGCGCGGATCGACTATGTGCGCGCGGCGATCGCTATCGGCGCGACGGACCGGCGCATTATCTTCCAGCACATCTTCCCGAACGTCATGAGCCACGTGATCGTCGCGGTGACGCTCGCGATCCCACAGGTGGTGCTGCTTGAATCCTTCCTCGGTTTCCTCGGTTTTGCGGTGAAGCCGCCGCTGATCTCGTGGGGGCTGATGCTGCAGGATACGGCGACCTATTCCGTCATCGGCTCGTATCCGTGGATTCTCTCGCCCGTCGCCTTTGTCCTCGTCACCGTCTTCGCATTCAATGCGCTGGGCGACGGCCTTCGCGACGCAATCGACCCCTATTGAGGAGCACGCCGATGGCTACAATCGAGATCATTGCCCCGGCACCGGACGAGCGGCGTGACCGTGCGACGAAGGATACGCGGCCGATCATCGATGCCCGCAGAGTCGCCGTCACCTTCAAGGTCGAGCACGGCATCGTCGAAGCGGTGAGGGACGTCTCCTTCCAGCTCTATCGCGGCGAGACGGTGGCGATCGTCGGTGAATCCGGCTCGGGCAAGTCGGTGACGGCGCGCAGCATCATGGGGCTTCTTACGAAACGCGCCACGATCGCCTCGCATTCGCGCATCGAATACGACGGCAAGGACGTGCTGAAATTCTCGAAACGGCAGCGCCGGGCGCTGCGCGGCGACCGGATCTCGATGATCTTCCAGGAGCCTATGAGTTCGCTTAATCCGGTCTACACGATCGGCAGCCAAATCATCGAGGCTATCCGAGCCCACCGCCGCATGAGCCGTCGGGCCGCTGCCGAGAGGGCGCTTGAACTCCTGCGCCACGTCCAGATCCCCGATCCGGAGGCGCGGCTGAACCAATACCCGCATCAGCTTTCCGGCGGCCAGCGCCAGCGAGTAATGATCGCCATGGCGCTTGCCAACGATCCGGATGTGCTGATCGCCGACGAGCCGACAACGGCGCTGGACGTGACGGTGCAGGCACAGATCCTCAACCTCATCCGCAAGCTGCAGCAGGAGCTCGGCATGGCGGTGATCCTGATCACCCACGACCTGACGGTCGTCCGCCAGTTTTCCGATTATGTTTATGTCATGCAGCTCGGCGAAGTGAAGGAGCACAACACGACGGCCGCGCTCTTTGCCAATCCGCTGCATGCCTATACCCGCCGGCTCCTCGCCTCCGAGCCGTCGGGCGCGGCCAAGCCACTGCCGGACAATGCGCCGATCATGCTCGACGGCCGGGATGTGCGGGTCTCCTTCATGCTGAGGAAGGGCGGCTTCTTCAAACCTGAACTCAAGGAGCTCGTCGCCGTCGACACCCTGAGCCTCAATCTGCGCCGGCACGAGACGCTCGGCCTCGTCGGCGAGTCCGGTTCCGGAAAGACCACCTTCGGTCAGGCACTCATCCGGCTCATCAATACCGACGGCGGCCAAATCTTTTTCGACGGCGAACCGATCCACAACAAGAGCCGCAATGAGATGCGGCCCCTGCGCTCGCGGATCCAGGTTGTCTTCCAGGATCCGTTCTCCTCGCTTAATCCGCGCATGTCGGTGGGGCAGATCATCGAGGAGGGCCTGATCGTCAACGGCATCGGCGAAAACCGCAAGGACAGGCTCAAGCGTGTCGAGGAGGCGCTCGTCAGCGCCGGCATGCCGGCCAATATTCTCTCGCGCTTTCCGCACGAGTTCTCCGGCGGCCAGCGCCAGCGCATTGCGATTGCCCGCGCCATCGCGCTCGAACCGGAATTCATCCTGCTCGATGAGCCGACCTCGGCGCTCGATCTCTCGGTGCAGGCGCAGATCATCGAACTGTTGCGCAAGCTGCAGGACGAGCGGGGCTTGAGCTACCTCTTCATTTCCCACGATCTCAAAGTCGTGCGCGCGCTCTGCCACCGCGTCGTGGTGATGCAGCACGGCAAGATTGTCGAAGAGGGGCCGGTAAACGAAATCCTATCCAATCCCAAGACTGCCTACACGGAGCGGCTTGTAAGGGCCGCCTTCGAAGTGGCCGCGTGACCGTCAGAACAGAGGCTATCCCATGACCAGACAACCCAAAATCACCTTCATCGGCGCGGGCTCCACCGTCTTCATGAAGAACATCATCGGCGACGTTTTGCAGCGGCCGGCGCTTTCCGCCGCCACCATCGCGCTGATGGACCTCAACCCACAGCGCCTGGAGGAAAGCGAGATCGTCGCCGGCAAGCTGGTGCGCACGCTCGGCGTAGAAGCAAAGATCGAAACGCACTCGAACCAGCGCAAGGCACTGGAAGGAGCCGACTTCGTCGTCGTCGCCTTCCAGATCGGCGGCTATGAGCCCTGCACCGTCACCGATTTCGAGGTGCCGAAAAAATACGGCCTGCGCCAGACGATCGCCGATACGCTCGGCGTCGGCGGCATCATGCGGGGCCTGCGCACAGTGCCGCATCTCTGGAAGATCTGCGAGGACATGCTGGAAGTCTGCCCCGAGGCGATCCTCCTGCAATACGTGAACCCGATGGCGATCAACACCTGGGCGATCGCAGAGAAATACCCGACGATCAAGCAGGTCGGGCTCTGCCATTCGGTGCAGGGCACGGCCTTCGAGCTTGCCCGCGACCTCGAGATACCGATTGAGGAAATCCGCTATCGCGCCGCTGGCATCAATCACATGGCCTTCTATCTGAAGTTCGAGCATCGCCAGCCGGACGGCAGCTATCGCAACCTCTATCCGGACCTCCTCCGTGGTTATCGCGAGGGGCGTTTTCCCAAGCCCAGCCATTGGAACCCACGCTGCCCGAACAAGGTGCGCTACGAGATGCTGACGCGGCTCGGCTATTTCGTCACCGAAAGCTCCGAGCACTTCGCCGAATACACGCCCTATTTCATCAAGGACGGCCGCCCCGACCTGATCGAAAAGTTCGGCATTCCGCTCGACGAGTATCCAAAGCGCTGCATCGAGCAGATCGAGCGCTGGAAGGGCGAGGCAGCCGCTTTCAAGGAGGCCGAGACGATCGAGGTTGCCGAGAGCCACGAATATGCCTCCTCGATCATGAACTCGGTCTGGACCGGCGAGCCTTCTGTCATCTACGGCAACCTGCGCAACAACGGCTGCATCACCTCGCTGCCGGAAAATTGCGCTGCGGAAGTTCCTTGCCTGGTCGATGCATCCGGCATCCAGCCGACTTATATCGGCGCGCTGCCGCCACAGCTCACCGCGCTCATTCGCACCAATATCAACGTCCAGGAACTCACGGTTCAGGCACTAATGACCGAGAACCGCGAGCACCTCTATCACGCGGCAATGATGGATCCTCATACGGCCGCCGAGCTCGATCTCGACCAGATCTGGTCGCTCGTCGACGATCTGCTTGTGGCCCATCACGACTGGATTCCCGAATGGGCGCGCGTGTCGAAGAAGATACAGGCCGCCTGATTTTTTTCTCCCGGTCAGGCGACCAGATGGCCCCGGAACGCGTTGTTCCGGGGCTTTTTTTAGGTCGAAAATGCAGGGGTCTTACTCAAGTGCGCCCCCATCCGCCTGCGGGGAGGGTTAGGGTGGCGTCAGCAGGCAACTACCGCCCCTATCGCCACGCGCGCGTTTTGCCGATCCATTCCCTCGTTCTCGCCTCGGGATCGACATTCAGCGTGATGTCCGTGACCACCGCCGCGCTGTTCGCACCGTGGGCGAAGACCCCCTCCAGACGCTCAATGTTCAGCCCGCCGATCGCCACGAGCGGCATCTTCCCGCCGCGCTCGCGCCAGGCGGATATCCGTGCCAGCCCCTGCGGCGCCCATTTCATCTTCTTGAGGATGGTCGGGTAGATCGGGCCGAGAGCCACATAGTCCGGCTCCGCGGCGAGCGCTGTTTGTAGTTCCGTTTCGTCATGGGTGCTGACCCCGAGTTTGAGCCCGGCGGTGCGGATCGCCGCGAGATCGGCCGCGGCGAGGTCCTCTTGGCCGAGATGCACGAAATCGCAGCCTTCCTCTATCGCGAGCAGCCAATAGTCGTTGACGATGAGTTGGCAGTGATAGGCCGCGCAGATCGCCTTGGCGATACGGATTTCACTGCGGATCTCCTCGTCACTCCGGTTCTTGATCCTGAGCTGCACCAGTTTCACGCCGAGTGGCACGAGCCGTTCGATCCAGGCGGCGCTGTCGACGATGAGATAGAAGGGATCGAGCTTCACGTGAAGACCGCCTTTCCGATGATGGGCGTGGAGGGAACGGCCATGTCGCGCGGCTCCAAGATGCCCGCGTGATAGGCCGCGTGTCCGGCGTCGATCGTCTTGGCGAAAGCCGCGGCCATGGCGGCAGGGTCCGCCGCGCCGGCGACGGCCGTGTTGAGGAGTACGGCGTCGAAGCCGAGCTCCATCACGGCTGACGCGTGCGACGGCCGGCCGATGCCAGCGTCGACGATCAGCGGCACATCGGGAAAATGCGCGCGCATGGCACGAAGTGCCGGCATGTTCTGGGGACCCATGGCGCTGCCGATTGGCGCGCACCAGGGCATCAACACCTGGCAACCCGCTTCGAGCAGCCGTTCGGCGACGACGAGGTCGTCGGTCGTATAGGGGAACACATTGAAGCCTTCGCCAGCGAGAATACCCGCTGCTTCGACGAGGCCGAAGACGTCGGGCTGCAGCGTATCGTGATGGCCGATCACTTCCAGCTTGATCCAGTCGGTGGCGAAGACCTCGCGCGCCATCTTTGCCGTCAGCACGGCCTCGGATACGGAATGGCAGCCGGCCGTGTTCGGCAGCACGTGTACGCCGAGTTCACGGATCAACTCGAAGAACGCGCCGCCCTGGCGGCCGCCCGCCGCCTCGCGGCGAAGTGAAACGGTCACGATGTCGGTGCCCGACCGCCGTACCGCCTCCGTGAGTACTTCCGGTGAGGGGTAGCGCGCGGTTCCGAGCAGCAGCCGCGATCGGATCTCGGTTCCATAGAATACCGGCATGACTCAACCTCCCTGCATCGGCGACAGAACCTCGACGCGGTCTCGATCCCTCAGCTCGTGACTGGCGCGGTCGGCCCGGGCGATGAGTTCGCCGTTGACGGCCGTTGCCAGCCAGTCGCCTTCGAACTCGAGGAGCGCGAGCAGGTCGGCAAGGGTGGGGGCTGCGAGGTCATGCTCCTCGCCATTGACGGTGAGCTTCATCGGACAAATCCTCCTTGTTTTAGGGCGCCAAAGGCCAAGGTCGCGACCTCTTCGGCCACGGCGGGCGATAGGAGGAAGCCATGGCGATAGAGGCCGTTGACGGTGACGGTGTTATCCCCGCGGCTGACCTGCGGCAGATTGTCGGCATAGGCGGGGCGCACGCCCGCGCCCGTCTCGACGAGACGCGCCTCGGCAAATGCAGGGTGGAGGGCATAGGCGGCGTTCAGAAGCTCCATCAGCGAGCGGGCGGTGATCGGACCGCCGTCGTCGCTCTCGATCATGGTCGCGCCGCACAGGAAGAGGCCACCGCCGCGCGGGACGATATAGAGCGGGATACGCGGATGCAGCATGCGCACCGGGCGGGAAAGTATAACCTCGTGCGTCTGGAGGTAGAGCATTTCGCCGCGAACGCCGCGAAGCTCTTTGACTTCGCCGATCTTGGCGGCGCCGGTGCAATCAACCGTCAGGCCGAAATCGCTTTCATGCACATCATCGCCGCCGAAGACGACGCCTTTTGCCTCAAGCGTCCGTTTTAGCGTCAAAAGCGCCCGGCGCGGATCGAGGTGCGCTTCCTCGGCAAAGAACAGCGCTTCTCGGAACCGGCCAGCGAGCGCCGGCTCGAGCAACCTGATCTCCTCGGCGTCGAGCCAGCGGAAGCCCGATGTGCGGGAGGCGAAGCGCCTGAGTTCGCCGCGGTCTCGCGGCGGCGCGACGACGAGCGTCCCATTGCGAAGCACATGGCCCTTCGGAAGGGCAGCCTCCCACCAGTCCGCGGCGCCGATGCCGCGGGTGAGGACGGTCTCGTCGGCGCTTTCCCGCTCGCACCAGGGGGCGAGCATTCCGCCCGCATACCAGGATGCGGCGTCCACAAAACCGGGTGAGCGTTCCGAAACTGTGACCTTCGCGCCGCGCCCGGCGAGCGCATAGGCCGTCGTGAGGCCGGCGACGCCGGCCCCCTTGATCAGCACGCGCATCTCATTCTCCGGCGGGCGGGGCGGCACCGTCCCCGACCGGCATGTAAAGATCGCCGCCTTCGCGATACTTCGCTGCCATGGCTTCGAGCCCCTCCTTCTGAGCCTCGGCGCGTATGTCGTGGGAGATCCGCATCGAGCAGAATTTTGGTCCGCACATCGAGCAAAAATGCGCGACCTTGTGCGCTTCCTTCGGCAGCGTTTCATCGTGGAAATTGCGGGCCGTTTCCGGATCGAGCGACAGGTTGAACTGGTCCTCCCAGCGGAATTCGAAGCGGGCGCGGGAAAGAGCGTCATCGCGAATGCGGGCGGCCGGATGTCCCTTGGCGAGATCGGCGGCATGTGCCGCGATCTTGTAGGTGATGACGCCGGTCTTGACGTCGTTGCGGTCGGGCAGCCCCAAATGCTCCTTCGGCGTGACGTAGCAGAGCATGGCGGTGCCGAACCAGCCGATCATCGCCGCGCCGATGCCGGAGGTGATGTGGTCGTAACCGGGCGCGATGTCGGTCGTCAGCGGCCCGAGCGTGTAGAAGGGTGCCTCGCCGCAGACGGCGAGCTGCTTGTCCATGTTCTCCTTGATCTTGTGCATCGGCACATGGCCGGGGCCCTCGATCATCACCTGGCAGTCCTTCGCCCAGGCGATCTTCGTCAGTTCGCCGAGCGTCTCGAGCTCGGCAAACTGCGCCGCGTCGTTGGCGTCGGCGATCGAGCCGGGCCGCAGGCCGTCGCCGAGCGAGAAGGAAACGTCATAGGCTCGGCAGATATCGCAGATCTCTTCGAAATGCTCGTAGAGGAAGCTTTCGCGGTGGTGATGCAGGCACCATTTCGCCATGATCGAGCCGCCGCGCGAGACGATGCCGGTGACGCGATCGACGGTGAGCGGGATATAGTGCAGCCGCACGCCGGCATGGATGGTGAAATAGTCCACCCCCTGTTCGGCCTGCTCGACAAGCGTGTCGCGATAAACTTCCCAGGTGAGGTCCTCGGCGATGCCGTTTACCTTTTCCAGCGCCTGATAGAGCGGAACCGTGCCGATCGGCACCGGCGAGTTGCGGATGATCCACTCGCGAATATTGTGAATGTTGCGGCCGGTCGAAAGGTCCATGACCGTGTCGGCGCCCCAACGTGTCGCCCAGACCATCTTCTCGACTTCCTCGGTCATCGACGACGTGACGGCGGAATTGCCGATATTGGCATTGATCTTCACCAGGAAATTGCGGCCGATGATCATCGGCTCGGATTCCGGATGGTTGATGTTGGCCGGAATGATCGCCCGGCCTGCCGCGACTTCCTGGCGGACGAATTCCGGCGTGACGAAATCGGGAACCGACGCGCCGAAGCTATCGCCGTCGCGCTTGAGCGGCTCTTTCGCGGCCTTGCGGCCGAGGTTTTCGCGGATGGCGATGAACTCCATCTCCGGCGTGACAATGCCGGCCCGGGCATAGGCGAGCTGCGTCACGGCCTGTCCGGACTTCGCCCGGAGCGGGTGGTGGCGCACGGGAAATTCGGGTGTCAGCCTTTCGCCGGTCGCAAAGCCGTTGTCCTCCGCCTTGACGCTGCGTCCCTGGTAACTTTCGACATCGCCGCGTTTGAGGATCCATTCGTGGCGAAGGCGCGGCAATCCTGCATCAATGCGGATATCAGCGCCGTCGAGCGTGAAAGGACCGGAGGAATCATAGACGGTGACCGGCGGCTCGCCGGAAGTCGGATGCAGCGCGATCTCACGCATCGGCACGCGGATCTCGGGATGGATCTCGCCGGCCTGATGTACCTTGCGGGATGCCGGAAGCGGCCCTTGCGTGACGGAAGGCGTGGTGGAGAGAGGCTTTATAACGTTCATCGTGAGGCTCCAAAATTTGACATTGGAGACCCAGTTCTGAAGCCGGAAGGATGAAAAGACGCTGTGCCGGCAAATTCCGCGAAAACACAGAATCTTGGCTTTGTACGTCCGCACCGTCCCTACGCCAGTATGAACTGGATCAGGTTCAACGGGTCACTGCGCACAACAGCAGTATCTCAGCCCCTTGCCGGGACCCCCCTGGTGAATGGACGCAAATAGTCACCGTTATGGGCGTGGCGTCAAGAGTGATTTTGGTTTCTGCGGTAGCATCGGGGACGGCAAAGGCTCCCGCTCAGTTGAGAGATGAACGCGCAACGGCTATCTTTACAAGGAGTTGATCGCAATCAGAGCGTCCCGGCACGGCATCGTCAGTCGGTCCCGGTCAGGGATGTCGCTGATCTGGTAGCGCACTCGGGAGAAAGCCTTGCACTGGTGGAGCCGCAATTGGGGAAAAAAGCAGCCGCAGTCTACCCCCGTTTCCTCGATGCGCAGCTTCTGGGGTTTGATGTTTGCCTACTGGCTCTCCGAGAGGTGGAAGGAGGCCTGGGGCCTCGCGGCGATCATCATCGTACTTACGGCTTTGTTAGCAATGGCCAGCGTCTGGTTCGCCGAGGCGTCGGGCGAACTTGTCGGGGCAATCGCCTTTCTTCACCATCCAGAAAACCCGACGACGCTCAGGTCCCTTCTGGCAAGCGCGGCAACATTGGCCGCGATCGTCGTGGTCAGGGAAGTCGGTTTCACGGCGGTTCGCCACTTCTTCTCAACGAGCCTCCATCGCAAGTGGCGCGCGTGGCTCGATCGGCGTTTTAACGACGCGCTACTCGATCGCAATCACACGCATCTTCATCTGCAGCATGGCGCCGCAGAGGCCATCCCGTCTGCGGTTGGAGTACCGGACAATATCGATCAGCGCGTCCAGGAATCGATCAAAGGCCTGACTGGCGGCGCCATCGGTCTCGCCATGGGGATCGCCGGCGTGATCCTGTCGCTCTTCTTCGTCGGCGGCAGGATTATCGAAACGTCGACCGAGGTCAGCGGCCTCGAGTTCCTCGGCAGCTACGCCAGCGCCTGTCTAACGCTTGCAGCGGTCGTCGCCTACGTCCCTTTCAATACGTTTGTAGCGGCGAAGCTGGGAGCGATCCAGCAAAGGCTGGATGTCAGAATGCAATGGGCCGAAGGCAGCTACCGCCGCGAGCTGACCACGCTCCTCCACCGCAGTTTCCACGTCGCGGCCTCCCGCGCCGAGGAAGCGCAGAAGGGCATCCACAGGCGGCGCTATCGCGACGTCGACCGCACCTGGGCGAGGCTCAACATCCTCACGGCGATCTATATGGGATTTCAGCTCGTCTACAACTTCTTCGGCTCGCGGATCGTAGCCTACGCGCCCGGACTCCTTCCCTATGTCGAGAACAGGATCAGCCTGCAGGCCTACGTCACCGGCGCCGAGCTCGCCAACGCGATCATTACCGATTGTTCGTGGTTCATACAGGTCATGCCGGACATTGCGACGCTAAGGGCGAACGCACGCC is a window of Sinorhizobium numidicum DNA encoding:
- a CDS encoding alpha-glucosidase/alpha-galactosidase, with the translated sequence MTRQPKITFIGAGSTVFMKNIIGDVLQRPALSAATIALMDLNPQRLEESEIVAGKLVRTLGVEAKIETHSNQRKALEGADFVVVAFQIGGYEPCTVTDFEVPKKYGLRQTIADTLGVGGIMRGLRTVPHLWKICEDMLEVCPEAILLQYVNPMAINTWAIAEKYPTIKQVGLCHSVQGTAFELARDLEIPIEEIRYRAAGINHMAFYLKFEHRQPDGSYRNLYPDLLRGYREGRFPKPSHWNPRCPNKVRYEMLTRLGYFVTESSEHFAEYTPYFIKDGRPDLIEKFGIPLDEYPKRCIEQIERWKGEAAAFKEAETIEVAESHEYASSIMNSVWTGEPSVIYGNLRNNGCITSLPENCAAEVPCLVDASGIQPTYIGALPPQLTALIRTNINVQELTVQALMTENREHLYHAAMMDPHTAAELDLDQIWSLVDDLLVAHHDWIPEWARVSKKIQAA
- a CDS encoding ABC transporter ATP-binding protein/permease, with translation MRSFWGLMFAYWLSERWKEAWGLAAIIIVLTALLAMASVWFAEASGELVGAIAFLHHPENPTTLRSLLASAATLAAIVVVREVGFTAVRHFFSTSLHRKWRAWLDRRFNDALLDRNHTHLHLQHGAAEAIPSAVGVPDNIDQRVQESIKGLTGGAIGLAMGIAGVILSLFFVGGRIIETSTEVSGLEFLGSYASACLTLAAVVAYVPFNTFVAAKLGAIQQRLDVRMQWAEGSYRRELTTLLHRSFHVAASRAEEAQKGIHRRRYRDVDRTWARLNILTAIYMGFQLVYNFFGSRIVAYAPGLLPYVENRISLQAYVTGAELANAIITDCSWFIQVMPDIATLRANARRVTDLATAIEDVQQPRDFYARTGHAELRYAEQDPQLGLTIRHLELMHTGDDDPFVTAGNLQFDRGEWTLLVGESGTGKSSLLKAINGLWAHGRGTIVRPRNMRTFYAAQDVKLPTVPLKELVCLPDPVEVHSDAKAAAALSKAGLADFVGDLAEEGRDNQSWDRLLSGGQKQKLVLARILLQRPGLLFLDEPTSALDSEATVTFHQAIRDNLPGATVLSVMHDATPPKTASGEEFYHSVLVIADGIVTKTPLPRVPIGPVGPARVRPHLGERTIDR
- the thiC gene encoding phosphomethylpyrimidine synthase ThiC; amino-acid sequence: MNVIKPLSTTPSVTQGPLPASRKVHQAGEIHPEIRVPMREIALHPTSGEPPVTVYDSSGPFTLDGADIRIDAGLPRLRHEWILKRGDVESYQGRSVKAEDNGFATGERLTPEFPVRHHPLRAKSGQAVTQLAYARAGIVTPEMEFIAIRENLGRKAAKEPLKRDGDSFGASVPDFVTPEFVRQEVAAGRAIIPANINHPESEPMIIGRNFLVKINANIGNSAVTSSMTEEVEKMVWATRWGADTVMDLSTGRNIHNIREWIIRNSPVPIGTVPLYQALEKVNGIAEDLTWEVYRDTLVEQAEQGVDYFTIHAGVRLHYIPLTVDRVTGIVSRGGSIMAKWCLHHHRESFLYEHFEEICDICRAYDVSFSLGDGLRPGSIADANDAAQFAELETLGELTKIAWAKDCQVMIEGPGHVPMHKIKENMDKQLAVCGEAPFYTLGPLTTDIAPGYDHITSGIGAAMIGWFGTAMLCYVTPKEHLGLPDRNDVKTGVITYKIAAHAADLAKGHPAARIRDDALSRARFEFRWEDQFNLSLDPETARNFHDETLPKEAHKVAHFCSMCGPKFCSMRISHDIRAEAQKEGLEAMAAKYREGGDLYMPVGDGAAPPAGE
- a CDS encoding ABC transporter ATP-binding protein, with protein sequence MATIEIIAPAPDERRDRATKDTRPIIDARRVAVTFKVEHGIVEAVRDVSFQLYRGETVAIVGESGSGKSVTARSIMGLLTKRATIASHSRIEYDGKDVLKFSKRQRRALRGDRISMIFQEPMSSLNPVYTIGSQIIEAIRAHRRMSRRAAAERALELLRHVQIPDPEARLNQYPHQLSGGQRQRVMIAMALANDPDVLIADEPTTALDVTVQAQILNLIRKLQQELGMAVILITHDLTVVRQFSDYVYVMQLGEVKEHNTTAALFANPLHAYTRRLLASEPSGAAKPLPDNAPIMLDGRDVRVSFMLRKGGFFKPELKELVAVDTLSLNLRRHETLGLVGESGSGKTTFGQALIRLINTDGGQIFFDGEPIHNKSRNEMRPLRSRIQVVFQDPFSSLNPRMSVGQIIEEGLIVNGIGENRKDRLKRVEEALVSAGMPANILSRFPHEFSGGQRQRIAIARAIALEPEFILLDEPTSALDLSVQAQIIELLRKLQDERGLSYLFISHDLKVVRALCHRVVVMQHGKIVEEGPVNEILSNPKTAYTERLVRAAFEVAA
- a CDS encoding thiamine phosphate synthase encodes the protein MKLDPFYLIVDSAAWIERLVPLGVKLVQLRIKNRSDEEIRSEIRIAKAICAAYHCQLIVNDYWLLAIEEGCDFVHLGQEDLAAADLAAIRTAGLKLGVSTHDETELQTALAAEPDYVALGPIYPTILKKMKWAPQGLARISAWRERGGKMPLVAIGGLNIERLEGVFAHGANSAAVVTDITLNVDPEARTREWIGKTRAWR
- the thiS gene encoding sulfur carrier protein ThiS, whose product is MKLTVNGEEHDLAAPTLADLLALLEFEGDWLATAVNGELIARADRASHELRDRDRVEVLSPMQGG
- the thiO gene encoding glycine oxidase ThiO → MRVLIKGAGVAGLTTAYALAGRGAKVTVSERSPGFVDAASWYAGGMLAPWCERESADETVLTRGIGAADWWEAALPKGHVLRNGTLVVAPPRDRGELRRFASRTSGFRWLDAEEIRLLEPALAGRFREALFFAEEAHLDPRRALLTLKRTLEAKGVVFGGDDVHESDFGLTVDCTGAAKIGEVKELRGVRGEMLYLQTHEVILSRPVRMLHPRIPLYIVPRGGGLFLCGATMIESDDGGPITARSLMELLNAAYALHPAFAEARLVETGAGVRPAYADNLPQVSRGDNTVTVNGLYRHGFLLSPAVAEEVATLAFGALKQGGFVR
- a CDS encoding thiazole synthase, producing MPVFYGTEIRSRLLLGTARYPSPEVLTEAVRRSGTDIVTVSLRREAAGGRQGGAFFELIRELGVHVLPNTAGCHSVSEAVLTAKMAREVFATDWIKLEVIGHHDTLQPDVFGLVEAAGILAGEGFNVFPYTTDDLVVAERLLEAGCQVLMPWCAPIGSAMGPQNMPALRAMRAHFPDVPLIVDAGIGRPSHASAVMELGFDAVLLNTAVAGAADPAAMAAAFAKTIDAGHAAYHAGILEPRDMAVPSTPIIGKAVFT